From one Candidatus Methanoplasma termitum genomic stretch:
- the carB gene encoding carbamoyl-phosphate synthase large subunit: MRKEYKKLMVIGSGPIVIGQAAEFDFSGTQACRSLKEEGYATVLVNSNPATIQTDTDTADSIYIEPLQVPIITKIIEKEGVDGVLSGMGGQTALNICSELAENGTLERLGCSLLGTQPDAIAMSEDRELFKETMERIGEPVPLSRSVHTVQEAIEAANMIGKYPVLIRPAYTLGGTGGGIAYNEQELVEISARGLAYSRIHQVLIEESVLGWKEYEYEVMRDANDNCIIICNIENLDAMGIHTGESIVCAPCLTLSDKDHQRLRTASIKVIRALNIAGGCNVQFAFNPANGDYRLIEVNPRVSRSSALASKATGYPIARVATKIAVGYTLDEIPNKITGTTFAAFEPAIDYVVVKIPRWPFDKFRTVDRHLGTQMKSTGEIMSIGRTFEEAILKGLRSLEIGVTGLDSINMTDEEIETEFLHATDKRIFAIGEALRKGWEPEKIADMTKWDVFFVNKLKNIVNMEKRIKSERLTKELLKEAKRMGFSDEKIAELTNKKELEIRKERKSHGIIPVYKMVDTCAAEFNAGTPYFYSTYESSTEVKKDDKRKKVLIIGSGPIRIGQGIEFDYCCVHGVMALQEEGVCAIIINNNPETVSTDYDISDRLYFDPITMEDVLNVIEAEDIDGVVVQYGGQTSVNLAVDLEKALAGTKTKILGTSPDMMDVAEDRRRFSTLMDELGIKKPKSGTGYSFEEAKEIADKIGYPVLLRPSYVLGGRAMEIIYSVEELKTYVETAVKVSRNHPILVDEYLTEAIELDIDVASDGKDVYIGGIMEHIEYAGCHSGDATMVLPPFTLSKKVVDEVVEITNKVALALQIKGLMNLQLAVKDDQVFMIEANPRASRTIPFISKATGIPLAKIGTKIMLGKTLKDFGLSGYKEIDHFAIKASVFPFLKLPGVDSILTPEMKSTGEVMGIDQDFDIAYYKALVAAGNKLPTGGGVYITVNNSDKERVLPVAKELLSMGFHIYATKGTSTYLRENGVETTTVFKLDDNMKPNAIGLMREGKINLIINTPSQKSGPIRDGHRMRRLAVELEIPFLTSIQGADAAVGAISVAKDQKFSVMSMKEFHML, encoded by the coding sequence ATGAGAAAAGAATACAAGAAACTGATGGTGATCGGTTCGGGCCCCATCGTTATCGGCCAGGCAGCGGAATTCGACTTCTCAGGTACCCAGGCGTGCCGCTCGCTTAAAGAAGAAGGATACGCCACCGTTCTGGTGAACTCCAATCCCGCAACCATTCAGACAGATACGGACACAGCAGACAGCATCTACATAGAGCCCCTCCAAGTACCCATTATCACAAAGATAATCGAAAAAGAAGGAGTTGACGGCGTACTTTCGGGAATGGGAGGACAGACGGCCCTCAACATCTGCTCGGAACTCGCAGAGAACGGGACGCTGGAAAGACTTGGCTGCTCACTTCTGGGAACACAGCCAGACGCCATCGCAATGTCCGAGGACCGTGAGCTTTTCAAGGAGACGATGGAGAGGATAGGGGAACCCGTACCTCTTAGCAGAAGCGTGCATACGGTCCAGGAAGCCATCGAAGCGGCGAACATGATCGGGAAATACCCCGTCCTTATAAGGCCCGCATACACGCTGGGAGGGACCGGCGGCGGAATAGCATACAACGAGCAGGAACTTGTCGAGATATCCGCCAGAGGCCTTGCGTATTCGCGTATCCACCAGGTACTGATAGAGGAGAGCGTCCTCGGGTGGAAGGAATACGAGTATGAGGTCATGAGAGATGCCAACGACAACTGCATAATCATCTGCAACATCGAGAACCTCGACGCAATGGGGATACACACCGGGGAAAGCATCGTTTGCGCCCCGTGTCTCACATTATCCGACAAGGACCACCAGAGACTCAGGACAGCCTCGATAAAAGTAATCAGAGCGCTCAATATCGCCGGCGGATGCAACGTGCAGTTTGCTTTCAACCCCGCGAACGGGGACTACAGGCTGATCGAAGTGAACCCCCGTGTTTCGAGATCGTCGGCATTGGCATCCAAGGCGACAGGCTACCCCATCGCAAGAGTGGCGACAAAGATAGCGGTCGGCTATACATTGGATGAGATCCCCAACAAGATAACGGGTACAACATTCGCCGCATTCGAACCGGCGATAGATTACGTAGTAGTAAAGATACCGCGCTGGCCGTTCGATAAGTTCAGGACGGTCGACAGACACCTCGGAACGCAGATGAAGAGCACCGGCGAGATAATGTCCATAGGAAGGACATTCGAAGAGGCCATCCTGAAAGGATTAAGGTCTCTGGAAATAGGTGTTACCGGTCTCGACAGCATCAACATGACAGACGAGGAGATCGAGACAGAGTTCCTTCACGCAACGGACAAGCGCATATTCGCGATAGGAGAGGCGCTAAGAAAAGGCTGGGAACCTGAAAAGATCGCAGACATGACAAAATGGGACGTATTCTTCGTCAACAAACTGAAGAACATCGTCAACATGGAGAAAAGGATCAAAAGCGAACGTCTTACGAAGGAACTCCTCAAAGAAGCAAAGCGCATGGGATTCTCCGATGAAAAGATAGCCGAACTCACCAACAAAAAAGAGTTGGAGATAAGGAAAGAAAGGAAATCGCACGGCATCATCCCGGTCTACAAGATGGTGGATACATGCGCCGCAGAGTTCAATGCGGGGACGCCATACTTCTATTCCACATATGAATCGTCCACAGAAGTGAAGAAGGATGACAAAAGAAAGAAGGTCCTGATAATCGGAAGCGGACCGATAAGGATAGGGCAGGGTATCGAGTTCGATTACTGCTGCGTACACGGAGTGATGGCCCTTCAGGAAGAGGGAGTGTGCGCCATCATAATAAACAATAATCCCGAGACCGTATCCACGGATTACGACATATCCGACCGCCTGTACTTTGACCCTATTACTATGGAAGATGTCCTGAATGTCATCGAAGCCGAGGATATAGACGGCGTAGTGGTCCAATACGGCGGCCAAACGAGCGTTAACCTGGCGGTCGACCTCGAGAAGGCACTTGCCGGAACGAAGACAAAGATACTCGGAACAAGCCCGGACATGATGGATGTGGCAGAGGACAGAAGAAGGTTCTCCACACTCATGGACGAGCTCGGGATAAAGAAGCCTAAGTCAGGAACAGGTTACTCGTTCGAAGAGGCAAAAGAGATCGCAGATAAGATCGGGTACCCGGTGCTGCTCAGACCGTCGTATGTTCTCGGCGGAAGAGCGATGGAGATAATATATTCGGTCGAAGAACTGAAAACATACGTTGAAACGGCCGTCAAAGTGTCCAGGAACCACCCGATATTGGTCGATGAATATCTAACAGAGGCGATCGAACTGGATATAGATGTTGCCTCGGACGGCAAGGATGTCTACATCGGCGGGATAATGGAACACATCGAGTATGCGGGCTGCCACTCAGGCGACGCAACAATGGTGCTGCCTCCTTTCACACTTTCAAAAAAAGTGGTCGATGAGGTAGTGGAAATAACGAACAAAGTGGCGCTTGCACTGCAGATAAAGGGGCTCATGAACCTTCAGCTTGCCGTCAAAGACGACCAAGTATTCATGATCGAGGCGAACCCAAGGGCATCGCGTACGATCCCGTTCATATCAAAAGCCACAGGCATACCTCTGGCAAAGATAGGTACAAAGATTATGCTGGGAAAGACACTGAAGGATTTCGGGCTGTCAGGGTACAAGGAGATAGACCATTTTGCCATCAAAGCATCGGTTTTCCCCTTCCTTAAACTCCCGGGCGTAGATTCGATACTCACTCCCGAGATGAAGAGTACCGGAGAGGTCATGGGTATCGATCAGGATTTCGATATCGCTTACTATAAGGCCCTGGTCGCGGCAGGGAACAAACTGCCGACGGGCGGCGGAGTGTATATCACAGTAAACAACTCAGATAAGGAAAGGGTCCTTCCCGTGGCGAAAGAGCTTTTGAGCATGGGTTTCCACATTTATGCAACTAAGGGGACATCAACATATCTGAGAGAGAATGGGGTCGAGACAACGACCGTCTTCAAGTTAGATGATAATATGAAACCGAACGCGATCGGCCTTATGAGGGAAGGCAAGATAAATCTTATCATAAACACGCCGTCTCAGAAGTCCGGACCGATAAGAGACGGACATAGGATGAGAAGACTGGCTGTCGAGCTGGAGATCCCATTTCTGACATCCATACAGGGTGCGGATGCCGCAGTCGGAGCGATCAGCGTAGCCAAGGATCAAAAATTCTCAGTAATGTCCATGAAAGAGTTCCATATGCTCTGA
- the tgtA gene encoding tRNA guanosine(15) transglycosylase TgtA has protein sequence MFEVVKRDGLARIGKFQTNSGVLETPALLPVVNPKICTVSPKELYEEFGFGAIITNSYIIKNNPELKGKAQEIGLHKMLDFPGVIMTDSGTFQSHMYGEVEVTNEEMVEFQKSIGTDIGTVLDIFTEPFWSKEKTTESIAVTLERTKKACEIKGGMMINGVGQGSIYPDLREDCARKMASMDIDVHPIGGVVPLMEQYRYVDLVDVVISSKKGLNPNRPVHLFGAGHPMVLALATLMGCDLFDSASYAKFARDDRMMFIDGTFRLQDMQSLDCNCPACRNQTLESLRKMDRKTREKTIARHNLYQITEELALVKRYIREGRLWELTEIRCRAHPAMLDALRRLAEHQMFLERFDPISRDGALFYTGAETRARPAFARYINRLFSRYVPATKNAALFYDEGSKPYSKARPSDFDKARRAGYTPVVVSPFGPVPAELDEVYPIAQSVFPKIMDSDTMRDSEAFTVRFLQIMFDEVVNGEEVSDEGTEEYDPDLIRAKAVSRYQFGKDATEALFRGKIELIISKNTGKIRNVISDGEHVLSMRAGDGLYTLRKEGADRIASAVPAPFMRVKVMDDAVPFVSEGRNVFCQFVTECDDELRPMEEVIVTDQKDKVIATGRVLLVAEEIRSFKKGVAVKVRSGSGDEA, from the coding sequence ATGTTCGAGGTCGTTAAGAGGGACGGACTTGCGAGGATAGGCAAGTTCCAGACAAACTCGGGAGTGCTGGAGACACCTGCGCTCCTTCCTGTGGTAAATCCGAAGATATGCACCGTTTCACCTAAGGAACTCTATGAAGAGTTCGGTTTCGGGGCTATAATAACGAACTCATACATAATAAAGAACAACCCGGAACTGAAAGGAAAGGCGCAGGAAATAGGACTGCATAAGATGCTGGACTTCCCGGGAGTGATAATGACCGATTCCGGCACGTTCCAAAGCCACATGTACGGCGAGGTCGAGGTCACCAATGAAGAAATGGTGGAGTTCCAGAAAAGCATAGGGACGGATATCGGAACGGTTCTGGATATCTTCACGGAACCTTTCTGGTCGAAAGAGAAGACGACAGAATCGATCGCGGTCACCCTTGAAAGAACGAAGAAAGCATGCGAGATCAAAGGCGGCATGATGATAAACGGGGTCGGTCAGGGATCGATATATCCGGACCTCAGGGAGGATTGCGCCAGAAAGATGGCGTCGATGGATATTGACGTCCACCCGATAGGCGGTGTTGTTCCGTTGATGGAACAGTACAGGTACGTCGATCTCGTGGATGTTGTGATATCCTCAAAGAAAGGGCTGAATCCGAACAGGCCCGTACATTTGTTCGGCGCGGGGCACCCTATGGTGCTGGCACTTGCGACGTTAATGGGATGCGATCTCTTCGACTCCGCATCTTATGCCAAATTCGCCAGGGATGACAGGATGATGTTCATCGACGGAACATTCCGTCTTCAGGATATGCAGTCCCTCGACTGCAACTGTCCGGCATGCAGGAACCAGACATTGGAATCTTTGAGGAAAATGGACAGGAAGACAAGAGAAAAAACGATCGCAAGACACAATCTGTATCAGATAACCGAAGAGCTGGCACTTGTGAAGAGGTACATTCGCGAGGGACGCCTCTGGGAACTGACGGAGATAAGGTGCAGGGCGCATCCCGCAATGTTGGACGCTCTCAGGCGTCTCGCGGAGCATCAGATGTTCCTTGAGAGGTTCGATCCCATCAGCAGGGATGGCGCACTGTTCTATACAGGAGCGGAAACAAGGGCAAGGCCGGCATTTGCAAGATACATCAACAGATTGTTCAGCAGATATGTGCCGGCGACGAAGAATGCGGCGTTGTTCTATGACGAAGGGAGCAAACCTTACAGTAAAGCAAGACCGTCGGATTTCGATAAGGCAAGAAGGGCAGGCTATACGCCGGTAGTGGTATCTCCTTTCGGCCCGGTCCCGGCGGAGTTGGATGAAGTATACCCCATAGCGCAGTCCGTTTTCCCGAAAATAATGGATTCCGATACAATGCGCGACTCCGAAGCATTCACCGTCAGATTCCTTCAGATAATGTTCGACGAAGTGGTAAATGGGGAAGAGGTCTCTGACGAAGGGACCGAAGAATACGACCCGGACCTCATCAGGGCCAAAGCGGTGTCTAGATATCAGTTCGGCAAAGATGCAACGGAAGCCCTCTTCAGAGGGAAGATCGAGCTGATCATAAGCAAGAACACCGGGAAGATAAGGAATGTCATCTCCGATGGGGAGCACGTGCTGTCAATGCGCGCGGGTGACGGGCTGTACACTTTGAGAAAAGAAGGTGCGGACAGGATCGCTTCCGCCGTCCCGGCCCCGTTCATGAGGGTGAAGGTCATGGATGATGCGGTACCGTTCGTTTCGGAAGGAAGGAACGTATTCTGTCAGTTCGTGACGGAATGCGACGATGAACTCAGACCTATGGAAGAGGTCATCGTGACCGATCAAAAAGATAAAGTGATCGCCACCGGCCGCGTTCTGCTGGTGGCGGAAGAAATAAGGTCATTCAAAAAAGGTGTCGCAGTCAAGGTCAGGAGCGGGTCCGGAGACGAGGCCTGA
- a CDS encoding KEOPS complex subunit Pcc1, with protein sequence MITLDLRIQYDDERTAKAIFDSIAPDNEGYITTELKGCLLVMKIASSSAGTLRNTADDLMACIKAAEEASGLVSGPAPDLDCDTFFE encoded by the coding sequence ATGATAACCCTCGACCTTCGCATTCAGTACGATGACGAGAGGACGGCAAAGGCCATCTTCGATTCGATAGCTCCGGATAACGAAGGTTATATCACGACCGAGTTGAAAGGATGCTTGTTGGTGATGAAGATCGCTTCAAGCAGTGCGGGAACTCTTCGTAACACCGCAGATGACCTCATGGCCTGCATCAAAGCGGCGGAAGAGGCCTCAGGCCTCGTCTCCGGACCCGCTCCTGACCTTGACTGCGACACCTTTTTTGAATGA
- a CDS encoding PH domain-containing protein has product MEFDRLIIRRYFKDREIMYTSIRRIEKMSDINKGYKYDFSTWKSIEITYIDINGKEKLVIVSPGKIKEFYSDLESKLPDPSVIKKKQDA; this is encoded by the coding sequence GTGGAATTCGACCGCTTGATAATAAGACGTTATTTCAAAGACCGAGAGATCATGTACACATCGATAAGACGCATCGAGAAAATGTCTGACATCAACAAGGGTTATAAATACGATTTCTCTACATGGAAAAGCATCGAGATCACATATATTGACATTAACGGTAAAGAGAAGTTAGTGATTGTGTCACCCGGAAAGATCAAGGAATTTTATTCTGACCTTGAATCCAAACTTCCTGACCCGAGTGTGATTAAGAAAAAACAAGATGCGTGA
- a CDS encoding isocitrate/isopropylmalate dehydrogenase family protein has product MKHLAIVPGDGIGKEVIDVGLKVLDAVSEVSSFDYDGELFDIGSDRYLTTGELLTQEDIDSLRKKDAIYFGAIGDPRVKPGILEQGVLLKMRAVFDQYINLRPVTSWFPFVPLKREVPFDIHFLRENTEDFYMGAGGTFNGSKKDAHVKVKREMYELEMELRTKSSNNDDFAFEIGLLSRKGITRFAEYAFNYAKAKGHKKVTLVDKANVCTHIYGMQREIFEAKAKEHGMGLDYMFVDAMAMAMIVRPETFGTVAVPNLFGDILTDLGSQLQGGLGMGGSGNINPKGVSMFEPIHGSAPDIAGQKKANPVAAILAGEMMLKNIGYPKEGEMLRKAVRYCLDNQLTTADLGGKLNTDAVGEAVCKFILGQKK; this is encoded by the coding sequence TTGAAGCATCTTGCGATAGTACCCGGGGACGGGATCGGAAAAGAGGTAATCGACGTAGGACTGAAAGTACTGGATGCGGTGAGCGAGGTCTCCTCGTTCGACTATGACGGCGAACTGTTCGATATCGGTTCCGATAGGTATCTTACGACCGGCGAGCTCCTAACACAGGAGGACATAGACAGCCTGAGAAAGAAAGACGCGATCTACTTCGGAGCGATAGGCGACCCGAGGGTCAAACCCGGCATTCTGGAACAAGGGGTACTCTTGAAAATGAGAGCTGTCTTCGACCAGTACATCAATCTCAGACCCGTAACCTCTTGGTTCCCCTTCGTCCCTCTCAAAAGAGAGGTGCCGTTCGATATCCACTTCCTGAGGGAGAACACCGAGGATTTCTACATGGGAGCCGGAGGGACCTTCAACGGAAGCAAAAAGGATGCTCATGTGAAAGTGAAGAGAGAGATGTACGAGCTCGAAATGGAACTCAGAACAAAGTCATCGAACAATGATGATTTCGCATTTGAGATCGGACTCCTTTCAAGGAAAGGCATCACAAGATTTGCAGAATACGCTTTCAACTATGCAAAAGCCAAAGGCCACAAGAAAGTAACACTGGTTGACAAAGCGAACGTCTGCACCCACATCTACGGCATGCAGAGAGAGATATTCGAAGCTAAAGCAAAAGAGCACGGGATGGGCCTCGACTACATGTTCGTCGACGCGATGGCGATGGCGATGATCGTCAGGCCCGAGACCTTCGGCACCGTAGCGGTCCCGAACCTGTTCGGCGACATCCTTACCGATTTGGGATCTCAGCTTCAAGGCGGTCTCGGCATGGGTGGGAGCGGCAACATCAACCCGAAAGGAGTTAGCATGTTCGAACCCATCCACGGATCCGCACCGGATATCGCAGGTCAAAAGAAAGCCAACCCTGTAGCGGCGATACTCGCAGGGGAGATGATGCTCAAGAATATCGGTTACCCAAAAGAAGGAGAGATGCTAAGGAAGGCTGTAAGATACTGTCTGGATAATCAGCTGACAACAGCCGATCTCGGCGGTAAACTGAACACTGACGCCGTCGGAGAAGCGGTCTGTAAATTCATACTCGGACAGAAGAAGTGA
- a CDS encoding 3-isopropylmalate dehydratase large subunit — translation MGKTIAEKILSDKSGTDAKAGQIIVANVDYVMVNDVTGPIAFREYEKIGSTKIFREKMVLIPDHYVPNKDVASAEQAKEMRDFAKKHKVENYYEVGKGGVCHQIMIEEGFAAPGRLIVGADSHTCTYGGINAFSTGIGSTEAAVAFATGKLWFKVPETIKVELTGKFRKNIGGKDLIIKIITDIGVDGANYKAFEFHGDGVGNMRVSDRLTVSNMAIEAGGKAGIFPFDNLTKDYIKDTAKGEYTPVSADPDAKYCQVLKYDLSKIDSMVAFPHLPSNGRAVKGTNVKIDQAYLGSCTNGRIEDMRAAAAIVKGRKVHPDVRFLVVPATQKVYRQMLDEGLMEIFLDAGAFISGPTCGACLGGYMGILAAGEKAVSSTNRNFIGRMGDKNSEVYLAGPEVTAASAIAGKIVTPEQLEGYR, via the coding sequence ATGGGAAAAACAATAGCAGAAAAGATACTATCCGATAAATCCGGGACCGACGCAAAAGCAGGCCAGATCATCGTTGCGAATGTGGACTATGTGATGGTGAACGATGTTACCGGACCAATCGCATTCAGAGAATATGAGAAGATCGGCTCGACGAAGATATTCCGAGAGAAGATGGTGCTCATACCCGACCACTACGTTCCGAACAAAGATGTTGCCTCCGCGGAACAAGCGAAAGAGATGAGGGACTTCGCCAAGAAACACAAAGTGGAGAATTACTACGAAGTGGGTAAAGGCGGGGTCTGCCACCAGATCATGATCGAGGAGGGCTTTGCGGCGCCCGGAAGGCTCATCGTCGGAGCGGATTCGCACACATGCACATACGGAGGCATCAATGCGTTCTCGACCGGCATCGGTTCCACCGAGGCCGCAGTGGCATTCGCCACCGGAAAACTCTGGTTCAAAGTACCTGAGACCATAAAGGTGGAACTGACCGGCAAATTCAGGAAGAATATAGGCGGCAAAGACCTGATAATAAAGATCATAACCGATATCGGAGTGGACGGAGCCAACTACAAAGCGTTCGAGTTCCACGGCGACGGCGTGGGGAACATGCGTGTCTCCGACCGCCTGACCGTTTCCAACATGGCAATAGAAGCGGGAGGCAAAGCCGGAATATTCCCCTTTGACAACCTTACAAAAGATTACATCAAAGATACGGCGAAAGGGGAATACACCCCTGTATCGGCCGACCCAGACGCAAAGTACTGCCAGGTGCTGAAGTACGATCTGTCAAAGATAGATTCGATGGTAGCATTCCCGCACCTGCCCAGCAACGGCCGTGCCGTAAAGGGAACGAACGTCAAGATCGACCAGGCGTATTTGGGGTCATGCACCAACGGCCGCATAGAGGATATGCGCGCCGCGGCGGCTATAGTAAAGGGAAGGAAGGTCCACCCGGATGTCAGGTTCCTGGTCGTGCCCGCAACACAAAAAGTATACAGACAGATGTTGGATGAGGGTCTGATGGAGATCTTCCTGGATGCCGGAGCATTCATATCCGGCCCCACGTGCGGCGCATGTTTGGGCGGATACATGGGCATATTGGCAGCGGGAGAGAAGGCCGTCTCTTCAACGAACAGGAACTTCATCGGCAGAATGGGAGACAAGAACTCAGAGGTCTACTTGGCGGGGCCGGAGGTCACTGCCGCATCGGCCATCGCGGGAAAGATAGTCACCCCCGAACAATTGGAGGGATACAGATGA
- a CDS encoding LeuD/DmdB family oxidoreductase small subunit, translating into MTKIHGKVWKFGDNVDTDQIIPAERLVSTNLTHLNDFIFEKVRPGVAKEIKKGDILVAGKNFGCGSSREHAPLSLIQAGFSCVVAESFARIFYRNSMNIGLLLIECKTDIKEGDKIEVCTDSGKVKDLNNGKEFSFPKYPPFINQLIESGGLINLIKEGKF; encoded by the coding sequence ATGACAAAGATACATGGAAAGGTCTGGAAATTCGGGGACAACGTAGATACCGATCAGATAATACCGGCGGAACGCCTGGTCTCCACCAATCTGACGCACCTGAATGATTTCATATTCGAAAAGGTCAGACCGGGGGTCGCGAAGGAGATCAAAAAGGGGGATATCCTAGTGGCCGGAAAGAACTTCGGCTGTGGCTCATCGAGGGAGCATGCCCCGCTGTCGTTGATACAAGCGGGATTCTCATGTGTCGTGGCCGAATCGTTCGCACGCATATTCTACCGCAACTCGATGAATATAGGCCTGTTACTGATAGAATGCAAGACCGATATCAAAGAGGGCGATAAGATAGAGGTTTGCACCGACAGCGGTAAAGTGAAGGATCTGAACAACGGAAAAGAGTTCTCATTCCCGAAGTACCCGCCGTTCATTAACCAGCTGATAGAATCCGGCGGACTGATCAATCTGATAAAGGAGGGTAAATTTTGA
- the carA gene encoding glutamine-hydrolyzing carbamoyl-phosphate synthase small subunit → MAKSYLVLEDGSVFEGEPFGYKASAVGEVVFSTGMAGYQESLTDPSFRGQILVMTYPLIGNYGINDDYYQSDCVHTRGLVVREYCKEPSPMYGGRTIDDFLKANKVPGICGIDTRALVIKIRTMGTLKGAITEDKDGIERLIKELKRMPAPSESNLVEEVSVKKIEKYNYGKELCVGLLDFGEKRGILRDLSHRFNVTVFPYDTPADVIMDNKVKGILLSNGPGDPSHPAILKTTARTVSDLSTQIPIFGICLGNQITGVALGGKTYKMKFGHRGSNQPVKYEGRVFITSQNHGFAIDESSLEGKDLIANQINVNDGTVEGMEHTKLPIFTSQYHPEASPGPWDTSFLFDNFAKAAREAHR, encoded by the coding sequence ATGGCGAAAAGTTATTTGGTTCTCGAGGATGGAAGCGTGTTCGAAGGGGAGCCCTTCGGATACAAAGCGTCTGCAGTCGGTGAGGTCGTTTTTTCAACCGGGATGGCGGGTTATCAGGAAAGTCTTACCGATCCCTCCTTCAGAGGCCAGATACTTGTTATGACATATCCGCTGATAGGCAACTACGGAATAAACGATGATTATTATCAATCGGACTGCGTCCACACAAGGGGCCTTGTGGTAAGGGAATACTGCAAGGAGCCGTCACCCATGTACGGCGGACGCACAATCGATGATTTCCTCAAAGCGAACAAAGTGCCCGGGATATGCGGAATAGACACCAGGGCGCTTGTGATCAAGATCAGGACAATGGGTACGCTGAAAGGTGCAATCACCGAAGACAAGGACGGGATCGAGAGACTGATCAAAGAGCTCAAACGTATGCCGGCACCGTCCGAGAGCAACCTTGTGGAAGAGGTCTCGGTTAAAAAAATAGAGAAATACAACTACGGAAAGGAGCTTTGCGTGGGACTCCTGGATTTCGGAGAGAAGAGAGGCATCCTGAGAGACCTTTCACACAGATTCAATGTGACGGTCTTCCCATACGATACGCCTGCGGATGTGATAATGGACAACAAGGTGAAAGGGATCCTTCTTTCTAACGGCCCCGGGGATCCGTCGCATCCGGCGATATTGAAGACCACTGCAAGGACGGTCTCAGACCTTTCCACGCAGATACCCATATTCGGGATATGTCTCGGCAACCAGATCACCGGCGTTGCGTTGGGCGGCAAAACATATAAGATGAAATTCGGACACCGCGGAAGCAATCAGCCCGTGAAATACGAGGGCAGAGTATTCATAACGTCCCAGAACCATGGTTTTGCGATAGATGAAAGCAGTCTTGAGGGTAAAGATCTGATAGCGAACCAAATAAATGTCAACGACGGCACGGTGGAGGGAATGGAACACACCAAACTGCCGATATTCACTTCGCAATACCACCCGGAGGCATCTCCCGGGCCGTGGGATACGTCATTCTTGTTCGATAATTTCGCCAAGGCCGCAAGGGAGGCGCACAGATGA
- the pth2 gene encoding peptidyl-tRNA hydrolase Pth2, with protein sequence MAYFDLRAADEYKLVVLVREDLKMTRGKIAAQTGHAVVNCLLSVMKKDSKSFERWTLNNQPIIVLRVNSEKELFEFKAILDAQSINNSVVCDAGRTEVEPGTITCMGIGPAAASVIDKITGELKML encoded by the coding sequence ATGGCCTACTTTGACCTAAGAGCGGCGGATGAGTATAAGCTGGTTGTACTGGTAAGGGAAGATCTTAAAATGACAAGGGGTAAGATCGCCGCCCAGACGGGCCATGCGGTGGTGAACTGCCTGCTGAGTGTCATGAAGAAGGACTCAAAGTCTTTCGAAAGATGGACGCTGAACAACCAGCCGATAATAGTCCTCAGAGTGAATTCCGAAAAGGAGCTGTTCGAGTTCAAAGCGATATTGGATGCTCAGAGCATCAACAACTCCGTTGTATGTGATGCGGGAAGGACCGAGGTCGAACCGGGGACGATCACATGCATGGGGATAGGCCCTGCCGCGGCATCGGTTATTGACAAAATAACCGGCGAGCTCAAGATGCTTTAA